One Flexivirga aerilata DNA segment encodes these proteins:
- a CDS encoding response regulator gives MTDHLTSDPAAGDTPAAGSLRVVLVEDYAIYRRGLQTLLELEDDIALVDQVGTAAEGVARTVDLAPDVLVLDIYLPDGSGLEVCRAVKAAVPQIQILMLTASDEEGDLVEAIKAGATGYLLKDVAPDQLPGAIRAVAAGQALLSPSLASTLLSEFAAMVRSGPEPHADPAPALTDREREVLRHVARGMSNRRVAEELFISENTVKNHVRNILDKLQLHSRVEAAMYAVRGGLIDDPKTGGRSD, from the coding sequence GTGACCGATCACCTGACGAGCGACCCCGCGGCCGGTGACACGCCGGCCGCGGGGTCGCTGCGGGTGGTGCTGGTCGAGGACTATGCGATCTACCGGCGCGGCCTGCAGACCCTCCTCGAGCTCGAGGACGACATCGCGCTCGTCGACCAGGTCGGCACCGCCGCCGAGGGCGTCGCGCGCACCGTCGACCTCGCGCCGGACGTCCTCGTGCTCGACATCTACCTGCCCGACGGCAGCGGGCTGGAGGTGTGCCGCGCGGTGAAGGCCGCGGTGCCGCAGATCCAGATCCTGATGCTCACCGCCTCCGACGAGGAGGGCGACCTGGTCGAGGCGATCAAGGCCGGCGCCACCGGCTACCTGCTCAAGGACGTCGCGCCGGACCAGCTGCCGGGCGCGATCCGCGCCGTCGCCGCCGGCCAGGCGCTGCTGTCGCCGTCGCTCGCCTCCACCCTGCTCTCGGAGTTCGCGGCGATGGTGCGCTCCGGCCCCGAGCCGCACGCCGACCCGGCACCCGCACTCACCGATCGCGAGCGCGAGGTGCTGCGGCACGTCGCCCGCGGCATGTCCAACCGGCGGGTGGCCGAAGAACTCTTCATCTCCGAGAACACCGTGAAGAACCACGTCCGCAACATCCTCGACAAGCTGCAGCTGCACAGCCGGGTCGAGGCGGCGATGTATGCCGTGCGCGGCGGCCTGATCGACGACCCGAAGACCGGCGGCCGCTCCGACTAG
- a CDS encoding LpqB family beta-propeller domain-containing protein: protein MRRLRLVIATLAAVLVLAGCGGLPTSGPVRAGGAINNQVPAPAGNVDYPEPREGASPKDIVLGFLDAGAERNSDFPAARKYLTPEASASWKPRTVSVGEGQQDAKITGNQVVTATTKRIATLDATGHLSQSVQAATDSVRFSMAKIAGEWRISALPKDFGLWIRQDVFQTNYQPQTVYYPASTGHTLVPDIQWYPATGLVSSLAAAVLRGPPGWMRGMTLPALPSGSALGVSSVPVDNDGVASVDLSERVLGATPEQRTALWAAMLATLRQGDVRRVVLQVGGARLQAPGLPPEPTTPSDVGYQVVTGDSTAMIVRSNATDLNWYDLGESGMQGRPLERPSNGRAKLPAINRNWYQLAASADGSQVAAVDGSNSQVGRWVGGTLTQLRGFGDNLVKPSFSTVHLGGNDSVGELWIGGQSASPAGAQRSDTSAATVWVIDTALPAANAQPQPIDASWIGDRSIVALKVAPEGSRVVLVLKDAEGHTGVYLAGIVRDAKGRARALTEPTTVAAAVDNVRDVSWIDYVTLGVLGTTDGSEAHPLSAPLGQFVTDLGAAPGAEALVSSGAGSSSLYVVTDRKSVLTRVGAAWQPIRGATDLVAPGS from the coding sequence ATGCGGCGCCTCCGGCTGGTGATCGCGACCCTGGCGGCGGTGCTGGTGCTCGCCGGCTGCGGCGGCCTGCCGACGAGCGGTCCGGTCCGGGCGGGCGGCGCGATCAACAACCAGGTGCCGGCGCCTGCCGGCAACGTCGACTACCCGGAGCCGCGCGAGGGCGCCTCCCCGAAGGACATCGTCCTCGGCTTCCTCGACGCCGGCGCCGAACGCAACAGCGACTTCCCGGCGGCCCGCAAATACCTCACGCCGGAGGCGAGCGCCTCCTGGAAGCCGCGCACAGTGTCGGTGGGAGAGGGACAGCAGGACGCCAAGATCACCGGCAACCAGGTGGTGACCGCGACGACGAAGCGGATCGCGACCCTGGATGCCACCGGCCATCTCAGCCAGAGCGTGCAGGCGGCCACCGACAGCGTCCGTTTCAGCATGGCCAAGATCGCCGGTGAGTGGCGAATCTCCGCGCTGCCCAAGGACTTCGGGCTCTGGATCCGGCAGGACGTCTTCCAGACCAACTACCAGCCGCAGACCGTCTACTACCCGGCGTCCACCGGCCACACGCTCGTGCCGGACATCCAGTGGTACCCGGCTACCGGCCTGGTCAGCTCGCTCGCCGCCGCGGTGCTGCGCGGACCGCCGGGGTGGATGCGAGGTATGACGCTGCCCGCGCTGCCGAGTGGCAGCGCGCTCGGTGTGTCGTCGGTGCCGGTCGACAACGACGGGGTGGCGTCGGTCGACCTCAGCGAACGCGTGCTGGGCGCCACGCCCGAGCAGCGGACCGCGCTGTGGGCCGCGATGCTCGCCACGCTGCGCCAGGGCGATGTCCGCCGCGTGGTGTTGCAGGTCGGCGGCGCGCGCCTGCAGGCTCCGGGCCTGCCGCCCGAGCCGACGACGCCGAGCGACGTCGGCTACCAGGTGGTGACCGGCGACTCGACCGCGATGATCGTGCGGTCCAACGCGACCGACCTCAACTGGTACGACCTCGGCGAGAGCGGCATGCAGGGCCGGCCGCTGGAGCGGCCGTCCAACGGTCGCGCGAAGCTGCCGGCGATCAACCGCAACTGGTATCAGCTGGCGGCGTCCGCCGACGGGAGCCAGGTCGCCGCCGTCGACGGCAGCAACAGCCAGGTGGGCCGATGGGTCGGCGGCACGTTGACCCAGCTGCGCGGTTTCGGCGACAACCTGGTCAAGCCGAGCTTCTCCACCGTCCACCTGGGCGGCAACGACTCGGTCGGCGAGCTCTGGATCGGCGGCCAGTCGGCCTCGCCCGCCGGCGCGCAGCGGTCGGACACCAGCGCGGCCACGGTGTGGGTGATCGACACGGCGCTGCCGGCGGCCAACGCCCAGCCGCAGCCGATCGACGCCTCGTGGATCGGCGACCGGTCGATCGTCGCGCTCAAGGTCGCCCCGGAGGGCTCCCGCGTCGTCCTGGTGCTGAAGGACGCCGAGGGCCACACCGGCGTCTATCTCGCCGGCATCGTCCGCGACGCCAAGGGCCGGGCGCGCGCGCTCACCGAGCCGACGACGGTCGCCGCGGCGGTCGACAACGTGCGGGACGTCTCCTGGATCGACTACGTGACCCTCGGCGTGCTCGGCACCACGGACGGGAGCGAGGCGCACCCGCTCAGCGCGCCCCTCGGGCAGTTCGTCACCGACCTCGGCGCCGCGCCCGGCGCCGAGGCGCTGGTGTCGTCGGGGGCCGGCTCCAGTTCGCTCTACGTCGTCACCGATCGCAAGAGCGTGCTGACCCGGGTCGGCGCTGCCTGGCAGCCGATCCGCGGTGCCACCGACCTGGTCGCCCCGGGCTCCTGA
- the hpf gene encoding ribosome hibernation-promoting factor, HPF/YfiA family encodes MEITVTGRHVAVSERFRRHIEEKLGKVAQLDPRVSRCDVVITHEANPRQAKEAERIEITCHSKRSVIRAEASADEEYAALDVAMTRLGERLRRLHDKRRIHRGRRQPVSVHDATAAISPPPDETPDEAAPLPAHIAKVGGDEDCPIQLREKVHTSTPMGVDQALYEMELVGHDFYLYQDIETGRPSVVYRRRGWSYGVIQLDVSEAPVALADAPA; translated from the coding sequence ATGGAGATCACCGTTACCGGACGCCACGTCGCGGTTTCCGAGCGCTTTCGCCGTCACATCGAGGAGAAGCTGGGCAAGGTCGCCCAGCTCGACCCACGAGTCAGTCGTTGTGACGTGGTGATCACGCACGAGGCCAACCCCCGGCAGGCAAAGGAAGCGGAACGCATAGAGATCACCTGCCACTCCAAGCGCTCGGTCATCCGGGCGGAGGCGAGCGCAGACGAGGAGTATGCCGCGCTCGACGTGGCCATGACCCGGCTGGGCGAGCGCCTGCGCCGGCTGCACGACAAGCGACGCATCCACCGCGGCCGACGCCAGCCGGTGTCGGTGCACGACGCGACGGCGGCGATCAGTCCGCCGCCGGACGAGACCCCCGACGAGGCGGCACCGCTGCCCGCGCACATCGCCAAGGTCGGCGGTGACGAGGACTGCCCGATCCAGTTGCGCGAGAAGGTGCACACCAGCACCCCGATGGGCGTCGACCAGGCCCTCTACGAGATGGAGCTGGTCGGCCACGACTTCTACCTCTACCAGGACATCGAGACCGGGCGGCCGAGCGTGGTCTACCGCCGCCGCGGCTGGTCCTACGGCGTCATCCAGCTCGACGTGAGCGAGGCGCCGGTCGCGCTCGCGGACGCGCCGGCGTGA
- a CDS encoding GNAT family N-acetyltransferase, whose protein sequence is MPRFPQDVPRLTGEGVLLRAHTEADIPRIVSSCNDRRSRQWLSLPAPYAAEQARDYLAHVAQGWADESECVWAVEAAGQYAGSITLHRRSPAAREVGYLTHPDSRGQGVTSAAVRRVVRHAFEDMQLPTVTWRAGRGNWGSRRAAWAAGFTVDGVWPAQATDGHGAPEDLWVGHVHAEGWTGAPTRPWWKPKVLEKNGIRLRPWRADDHLQEPDDGMRLMATRMQPTPGDFPAWLLRTGERMASGAAVVWCVADAAHDEPLGQIQVTGLDVDFIAGTGEVGYWLYPHARGRGVMTTALELVREHAFAERTDESGTTGLGLHRLQAGTDARNQASERTLRRAGFRSWGTERSVLRQADGSHTDALNWELLATDDVAAQAIWPRDVPVLEDETIRLRPWRESDREALPSEIDELARTFMPAGAQPTPDTFDAWFARRRRNIDSGSAVAWCIADPATDRAVGDMLLFGIGDGTATSAEIGYWLLPDARGHGYLQQALELVVPHAFSSVDDGGMGLTRLHAATDLANAASQALLTGAGFRRWGQDRQAYTGSDGTISDGAYFELLSSDDRESRRSATPPALDFPDVRLRPLRRDDVGPLARTWADPEIAKWLSIAQDDLGAQAADYVRAKRYADPETHGLWWVVCAAESDDFAGVAGLQHITGGPASSAEVGYWLAPDARGHGLATAAVRALVAFAFLAPGRGGLGVRRVTAGVGDGNTASLRALQSAGLQVVGRARQAEALGDGSVVDLLLLDRVAPGTGEED, encoded by the coding sequence ATGCCACGGTTTCCGCAGGACGTGCCGCGACTGACCGGCGAGGGCGTGCTGCTGCGCGCCCACACCGAGGCGGACATCCCGCGCATCGTCAGCAGCTGCAACGATCGCCGCTCGCGTCAGTGGCTGTCACTGCCCGCTCCGTATGCCGCGGAGCAGGCCCGCGACTACCTCGCCCACGTCGCGCAAGGATGGGCAGACGAGAGCGAATGCGTGTGGGCCGTCGAGGCGGCCGGGCAATACGCCGGCTCGATCACCCTGCACCGGCGCTCCCCCGCCGCTCGTGAGGTCGGTTACCTGACACATCCCGACTCTCGCGGTCAGGGGGTGACGAGTGCGGCGGTCCGCCGGGTCGTCCGGCACGCCTTCGAGGACATGCAGCTGCCGACGGTAACCTGGCGCGCGGGCCGCGGCAACTGGGGCTCGCGCCGCGCCGCGTGGGCGGCCGGCTTCACCGTCGATGGGGTCTGGCCCGCGCAGGCGACCGACGGTCACGGCGCACCCGAGGACCTCTGGGTCGGTCACGTGCACGCGGAGGGTTGGACCGGTGCACCGACCCGGCCGTGGTGGAAGCCGAAAGTGCTGGAGAAGAACGGGATTCGGCTGCGGCCCTGGCGCGCGGACGATCACCTGCAGGAGCCGGACGACGGCATGCGGTTGATGGCGACGCGCATGCAGCCGACGCCCGGCGACTTCCCTGCATGGTTGCTGCGCACCGGCGAACGGATGGCATCCGGCGCGGCGGTCGTCTGGTGCGTCGCCGACGCAGCGCATGACGAGCCACTCGGCCAGATCCAGGTCACCGGCCTCGACGTGGACTTCATCGCCGGCACCGGAGAGGTCGGCTACTGGCTCTACCCGCACGCCCGCGGCCGCGGTGTGATGACGACCGCACTGGAGCTGGTGCGCGAGCACGCCTTCGCCGAACGCACCGACGAGAGCGGCACCACCGGTCTCGGGTTGCACCGGCTGCAGGCCGGCACGGACGCCCGCAACCAGGCATCGGAGCGCACCCTGCGACGGGCCGGCTTCCGCTCGTGGGGCACCGAGCGGTCGGTGCTGCGGCAGGCCGACGGCTCGCACACCGACGCACTCAACTGGGAGTTGCTCGCCACCGACGATGTTGCGGCACAGGCGATTTGGCCACGGGACGTCCCGGTACTCGAGGACGAGACCATCCGGTTGCGACCCTGGCGCGAGTCGGACCGGGAGGCGCTCCCATCGGAGATCGACGAGCTCGCGCGCACGTTCATGCCGGCCGGTGCGCAGCCGACGCCGGACACCTTCGACGCGTGGTTCGCACGGCGGCGCCGCAACATCGACTCCGGGAGCGCAGTCGCCTGGTGCATCGCCGACCCGGCCACCGACCGTGCGGTCGGCGACATGCTGCTCTTCGGCATCGGCGACGGCACCGCGACGTCGGCCGAGATCGGCTACTGGCTCCTGCCGGACGCGCGAGGGCACGGCTATCTGCAACAGGCGCTGGAACTCGTTGTGCCACACGCTTTTTCGTCGGTCGATGACGGTGGCATGGGGCTGACACGGCTCCACGCCGCCACCGATCTCGCCAACGCGGCGTCGCAGGCCCTGCTGACCGGCGCCGGCTTCCGGCGGTGGGGGCAGGACCGGCAGGCCTACACCGGGAGTGACGGAACGATCTCCGACGGCGCCTACTTCGAGCTGCTGTCCTCCGACGATCGCGAGAGCCGGAGGTCGGCGACGCCGCCGGCCCTGGACTTCCCCGATGTCCGGTTGCGGCCGCTGCGCCGCGACGACGTCGGCCCGCTCGCGCGCACCTGGGCCGACCCGGAGATCGCGAAATGGCTGTCGATCGCCCAGGACGACCTCGGCGCGCAGGCCGCCGACTACGTGCGGGCCAAGCGATACGCCGACCCCGAGACGCACGGCCTGTGGTGGGTCGTCTGCGCTGCCGAGAGCGACGACTTCGCGGGAGTAGCCGGGTTGCAGCACATCACCGGCGGGCCGGCGTCGTCCGCCGAGGTCGGTTACTGGCTCGCACCGGACGCCCGCGGGCACGGTCTTGCGACCGCCGCCGTGCGGGCACTGGTGGCGTTCGCGTTCCTCGCTCCCGGCCGGGGCGGCCTGGGCGTGCGGCGGGTGACCGCCGGCGTCGGCGACGGCAACACCGCGTCGCTGCGAGCGCTGCAGAGCGCCGGCCTGCAGGTCGTCGGCCGGGCCCGGCAGGCCGAGGCGCTCGGCGACGGCAGCGTGGTCGACCTGCTACTGCTCGATCGGGTCGCGCCGGGCACCGGCGAGGAGGACTAG
- a CDS encoding ComF family protein, which yields MGTVAALRAFAELVLPSCCAGCGAPVAPLCPACDQVVRTARRGRARPARPRPCPSGFPPTWSAVPYDGPVAAMLRAFKDAGRGDLAGPLSGLLRTAVAGAIAGDRQLRAALLEDRPVLVVPVPSRGASVRARGREPMSELARHAVAGTGLRVVPALRIGSLVAGAGVDQAGLGADARAVNVAGTMRVRRRAAVVPGSVCLVLDDIVTTGSTLAESARALRAAGARSVSAATVAATQRHTTSL from the coding sequence ATGGGCACGGTGGCCGCGCTGCGGGCGTTCGCCGAGCTCGTGCTGCCCAGTTGCTGCGCCGGTTGCGGGGCGCCGGTCGCGCCGCTCTGCCCGGCGTGCGACCAGGTCGTGCGGACCGCGCGGCGGGGGCGCGCCCGGCCCGCCCGGCCGAGGCCGTGCCCGTCCGGCTTCCCGCCCACGTGGTCCGCGGTGCCCTATGACGGGCCGGTCGCGGCGATGCTGCGCGCCTTCAAGGACGCCGGTCGCGGCGACCTCGCGGGGCCGCTCAGCGGTCTGCTGCGCACGGCCGTGGCCGGTGCGATCGCCGGCGACCGGCAGCTGCGCGCGGCGCTGCTGGAGGATCGCCCCGTCCTGGTGGTCCCGGTGCCGTCCCGGGGCGCCTCGGTGCGGGCGCGCGGCCGGGAGCCGATGTCCGAGCTCGCCCGGCACGCGGTCGCCGGCACCGGCCTGCGGGTCGTGCCGGCGTTGCGGATCGGCAGCCTCGTCGCGGGTGCGGGTGTCGACCAGGCCGGCCTCGGCGCCGACGCGCGTGCGGTCAATGTCGCCGGCACCATGCGGGTGCGCCGCCGGGCGGCGGTGGTGCCCGGCAGCGTCTGCCTGGTCCTCGACGACATCGTCACCACCGGCTCGACGCTGGCCGAGTCCGCACGTGCCCTCCGGGCCGCCGGGGCACGCTCGGTGAGCGCCGCGACGGTGGCCGCGACGCAGCGCCATACGACCTCGCTGTGA